Proteins encoded in a region of the Halodesulfovibrio marinisediminis DSM 17456 genome:
- the rplD gene encoding 50S ribosomal protein L4, with protein sequence MAVVKLYDQNKAEAGEITLAPEVFEVEVKPEILNLVVRAQRAAKRAGTHAVKGRSDVRGGGAKPWRQKGTGRARAGSSRSPIWRGGAVIFGPQPRDYGFKVNKKVRRLAIKMALSSRLAGENLMVVNGIELPEVKTKLMAGVAEALGLNKALIVVKDIDEKLVLSARNLPGITVQSVEQLNVYDVLRHKQLVLLEGAVESVQERLK encoded by the coding sequence GTGGCTGTTGTAAAATTATACGATCAGAACAAAGCAGAAGCTGGTGAAATCACTCTTGCTCCTGAAGTGTTCGAGGTCGAGGTAAAACCCGAGATCCTGAACCTTGTTGTACGCGCACAGCGTGCAGCTAAGCGTGCAGGTACCCACGCAGTTAAGGGCCGCTCCGATGTACGTGGCGGTGGCGCTAAACCTTGGCGTCAGAAAGGTACTGGCCGTGCTCGTGCTGGTTCCTCCCGTTCCCCAATCTGGCGTGGTGGTGCTGTGATTTTTGGCCCACAGCCTCGTGACTATGGGTTTAAGGTAAATAAAAAGGTTCGTCGCCTTGCTATTAAAATGGCTCTGTCTTCCCGCCTTGCTGGTGAGAATCTCATGGTCGTTAATGGCATCGAACTGCCAGAAGTAAAGACAAAGCTCATGGCTGGTGTTGCTGAGGCACTCGGTCTGAACAAAGCACTCATCGTTGTAAAAGACATTGATGAAAAGCTCGTTCTTTCCGCACGTAACCTCCCAGGCATCACTGTACAGTCTGTTGAGCAGCTGAACGTATACGACGTGCTCCGTCACAAGCAGCTTGTTCTGCTCGAAGGTGCTGTTGAATCCGTTCAGGAACGACTGAAGTAG
- the rplC gene encoding 50S ribosomal protein L3 encodes MTEKLGILGRKVGMTRIFANDGSAVAVTVIEAGPCPVIQKKDAATDGYNAVQIAFGDAKEKHVTKAMRGHFEKAGRGLFRNTCEIRLEEAPELEVGQDITAEIFAAGEKVRVTGTTIGKGFQGVMKRWNFGGMPASHGHEKVHRSPGSIGHATFPGKVFKGKKMPGHMGNVRQTTSNLEVVAVRADENLILVKGAVPGPKNGLVLVRKQ; translated from the coding sequence ATGACTGAGAAATTAGGAATCTTGGGCCGCAAGGTAGGCATGACCCGTATTTTCGCTAACGATGGTTCTGCTGTTGCAGTTACTGTTATCGAAGCAGGTCCATGTCCAGTAATCCAGAAAAAAGATGCGGCTACTGACGGATATAATGCAGTACAGATTGCTTTTGGCGATGCTAAAGAAAAGCACGTAACCAAAGCAATGCGTGGTCACTTTGAGAAAGCTGGCCGCGGTCTGTTCCGCAACACTTGCGAAATTCGTCTCGAGGAAGCACCAGAACTGGAAGTTGGTCAGGACATCACTGCAGAGATCTTCGCTGCAGGCGAAAAAGTTCGTGTGACCGGCACTACAATTGGTAAAGGCTTCCAGGGCGTAATGAAGCGCTGGAACTTCGGTGGTATGCCTGCATCCCACGGTCACGAAAAAGTGCATCGTTCCCCAGGCTCCATTGGTCACGCAACATTCCCAGGTAAAGTGTTCAAAGGCAAAAAAATGCCTGGTCACATGGGTAACGTTCGTCAGACCACATCTAACCTCGAAGTCGTCGCTGTTCGCGCCGATGAGAACCTCATCCTGGTTAAGGGTGCAGTACCTGGTCCTAAGAATGGCCTTGTACTGGTACGTAAGCAGTAA
- the rplW gene encoding 50S ribosomal protein L23 → MNYTKILIKPLVSEKATFLKEEAQQVTFFVAPSANKIEIKKAVEEAYNVKVAGVNVVKRRPQPRVRHGRTVGQISGFKKAYVTLAAGEKIEFFEGV, encoded by the coding sequence ATGAATTATACTAAGATCCTCATCAAGCCGCTTGTATCTGAAAAAGCTACCTTCCTTAAGGAAGAAGCACAGCAGGTTACATTTTTTGTAGCACCATCTGCTAACAAAATTGAGATCAAGAAGGCAGTAGAAGAAGCCTACAACGTAAAAGTTGCAGGTGTTAACGTAGTGAAACGTCGCCCACAGCCTAGAGTGCGTCATGGCCGTACCGTCGGTCAGATCTCTGGCTTCAAAAAGGCGTACGTGACTCTGGCCGCTGGCGAAAAAATCGAATTCTTCGAGGGAGTGTAA
- the rpsJ gene encoding 30S ribosomal protein S10 — MTTVSSDRIRIKLKAYDYRILDKAVAEIVDTARNTGAGVAGPIPLPTNIHKFTVNRSVHVDKKSREQFEMRIHKRLMDILEPTQQTVDALGKLSLPAGVDVEIKL; from the coding sequence ATGACAACTGTTAGCAGTGATCGTATCAGAATTAAGCTTAAAGCTTACGATTACCGCATCCTTGATAAGGCTGTGGCAGAGATCGTTGATACGGCGCGCAACACGGGTGCAGGGGTTGCTGGTCCAATCCCACTCCCAACAAACATTCACAAGTTCACGGTCAACCGTTCTGTACACGTAGACAAAAAGTCTCGCGAGCAGTTCGAAATGCGCATCCACAAGCGTCTTATGGATATCCTTGAGCCTACTCAACAGACAGTTGATGCTCTCGGAAAGCTCAGTCTACCTGCTGGCGTGGACGTTGAGATTAAACTCTAG